The Amycolatopsis camponoti genome segment CCCTGGCGCCGCGCGGGTGGCAGGTCGCGATCCAGGCCGGGATGACCGAGTCCGGGCTGCACAACCTCACCTACGGTGACCGCGACTCCCAGGGCATCTTCCAGATGCGCCCGTCGATGGGCTGGGGCTCGGTCGCCGAGGTCACCAACCCGACCTACGCGGTCAACAAGTTCTACGACGTGCTGCTCGCGGTCCCGGACTGGGAGAACATGCGCCCGGGCGACGCGGCGCAGAAGGTCGAGCGCTCGGGGTTCCCGGACCGCTACCACAAGTGGGAGCCGATGGCGGCGACGCTGGTGGAGAACGTCGGCCAGGTCGTCGACGTCGTCGCCTGCGGCACCGGGCTGGGTCAGCTGCTGCCGCCGAGCGAGGCCGCCGGGAAGGCGATCAGTTTCGCTCTCGGCGAGCAGGGTAAGCCGTATGTGTGGGGCGCCACGGGCCCGAACTCGTACGACTGTTCGGGCTTGATGCTGCGCGCGTACGAGTCGGCCGGGATCATCCTGCCGCGGGTTTCGCGCGACCAGTACCACGCGGGCGCGCTGCTGCCGGTGCGCGAGGCGCAGCCCGGTGACCTGCTGTTCCTCGCCACGGATCCCTCGAACCCGGACACGATCCACCACGTGATGATGTACCTGGGCGACGGCAAGGTCGTCGAGGCGCAGCAGACCGGCGTCCCGGTGCACACGAGGCCGTTCTCGTTCGACGAGGCCGAAGTGGTGCCGCAGGCCGTCCGCCCCGGCGTTTAGCATGGGTCTCGAGGGCCTTGACACGAATCGGCCGATTCACCCGACGTCGCGGCGCTTCCACGAGCAGGTGGCCGCGTACTGGCAGAGGATGAGCACGTGGGACGCAAGTTCGGCAAGCGAGGCAAAGCCGGGGCCGGCCAGGACCCGGCGGGGCTGTTCGGCGCGCCCCAGCCGCCCCGGCAGTCGGCGCGCCCCGCGTCCAGCACGCCCCTGTCCGACCAGCT includes the following:
- a CDS encoding C40 family peptidase translates to MRRLGLWLGLIVFVAIGALIVTAVAAKVVVDNQQAQARGVSLMSCDASVGPTQPGEGERGTVDASKLDDEQKGIVALIITIGKQRSLAPRGWQVAIQAGMTESGLHNLTYGDRDSQGIFQMRPSMGWGSVAEVTNPTYAVNKFYDVLLAVPDWENMRPGDAAQKVERSGFPDRYHKWEPMAATLVENVGQVVDVVACGTGLGQLLPPSEAAGKAISFALGEQGKPYVWGATGPNSYDCSGLMLRAYESAGIILPRVSRDQYHAGALLPVREAQPGDLLFLATDPSNPDTIHHVMMYLGDGKVVEAQQTGVPVHTRPFSFDEAEVVPQAVRPGV